CATCCAGGGGGCTCAGCAGGTGGCTCGGGATGTCCTGTGGTGTCTGCCACTTCTGGTCCACGAACATCCTGGAAGGacaggggaggcagggagatcaCACCAGTCCTGCCCAGAGAGCCAGTGAGCCTGAGGCTAATCTTCCTAAACCATTCCTCTAGAACCCTCCCTGGCTCCCCACTCCCCATGGGAGCAAGTCCACATCATCCCACCCATGCTGCCGAAGCAGGGCCCAGCCTTCCCACTCCCAGCACACACATAACACCACATCCTCTTCTAACTGAGGGCCTCTCCACAGCACCTCACTTTGCTCATTTGCTTAATGGACGTGATCACTGTACCTACCTAACAGGGTTGTCAtaagggtaaaataaaataaagtaaatcagTTGCGCGAGTGCTTGACCCCCCAGCACTAGATAAATGTTCACTGCTGCCGCCGCCACAGGCCCTGGCATTTCCTTACGGACCTGCTCGTTTTAATTCAACATCTCTGCTGAAGCTGTCCCTCCCCCCCCATCCCGGGCACCTCCCAGCCGCCTCCCAgttaccctctctctctctctatctctctcacaGGCAGGCAGCCCCAGTGATGCCGGCTCCCACAAACCCCACCCAGTGCCCTCACCGGAAGGAGAGGCAGTTGTTGATGTTGGCGATGACATTGGCCCTGTAATTTCTCAGCTGTTTGCTCCTCTCCAGAAATTCATCAAAGGCACGCTGGTAGCTGGTGAAACCCGAAAGGGAACATGCGGGACCAGCACAAACACCGGGACAGGAGCAGCCTCCCTGGGTTTACATGTGGGCTCCCTGCAGCACAGGGAGGGGCCCCTAGCCCCGAAGCATCCTGTAACTGGCTTCACGTGCTCAGGCCAGTGAGGCCAGGGCCCCTGCAGAGCTCCTGAAGAGGGTGTCCACCCCGCTCtgctgcctccctccttcccccaggccCCATCTAGAGCTGGAAGACTGGAGGCCTGGGCCATGCAGGGGTCCTCAGAGGAGGCGGAGGGAGCTAGCCAAGAGAACCGTGAGGGTGCAGACTGGAGCGTGCCCGGATGGGGAGGCCAGTGTCTCAGTCCCTCACTGGGCATCTTCTTTGCAGCTGGGGGCTGCTCTGCTGGGAGCTTTGCCGAGAGCAGGTGGTCAGATTACCTGAGGCTCTCAGCACCCAGGTGGGTGGTACAGGGGGATGAGGACGCCTGCTCAGAATGACAGACCCCCGAGGAGCAGGGAGGGGCACTGATCTAGCTTGGATCCCCACCTGGGGCacgagggcggggcggggcgctgAGAGGGGTGGCCGCAGGGACCCTTCCTGCGCGCGCACAGGCCGTCACCCACCTGTTGAGGAACGCAGCCAGCTCCACCAGCAGCAAGTGCTTCATCTGCGCGCCCAGGTCAAGGGTGATGCTCTCGGCCTTGGCCTGGCCCTGGGAGATGATCTGCAGGGGTGAGGTGAACTGAGCAGGGGCCCACCCAGtctagggctggggctggggcgggTGCGGGGGTCGGTAAGACATGGAAAAGAGGGACTGTGCTCAGGGGCGAGCGTGTGTTTGCACGCAAGGATGTGCGCTCGTGCACGAGGGGCAGCCGTGCTACCTGGATGATGTCAATGGCCAGCTCACTGTGGCAGCGGCCATCCAACCTCTGCGGAGCCACATCCTGGGTCCAGCGCTGTGACTCCAGCTCCAGGGCACGGGCCGTCAGCTCCTTCACGCTggccttgggggagggggggctggTCAGGGGAGCGCGAAGCCCACGTGGACGTGCCTGTCAGGCTCCCTGCCACGTCCTGTCTGCCCCGGCCGCCCCTCCGCTTCCTTCCCGCCCCTCCTTTGCCCCGGCCCTGGCGCTGGCGCTGGACTCACCACCTGATTGGAGAGGAACGTGGCCTCCAGCAGCCGGATCTGCTTGGGGGACAGGAGGCTCCCAAGCCCGACTCCTTGCAGCTCGCCTGCCAGCTTGGGGCTGTTGATGACGTCACTGTGGGCAGAGGGGGCTGGCATGAGGAAAGCTCACGCCACCCGTCCAGCAAGAGCCCTCCTCCTCGACCTCAGCCTCTGGCAGGCCCAGAGCTCAGCTCTCCTGGCCTCAGCCTCTGGCAGGCCCAGAGCTCAGCTCTCCTCGGCCGCAGCCTCTGGCAGGCCCAGAGCTCAGCTGCCTGCCTCCACCGAACCCCATCCCTGCTTCCCCACCTCATGCGGTGGGCCCTGCACCTGCTCAGCCTGATCCAGGCCCCCAACCCTGGAACCGTCGTGCCTCCTTTACTCTCTCACCCCCATCTGCTTCTGCTCCGAAACACCGCCCCGAAACTGATGAGCCGCAAGCTACCCGGCTAGAGGCACCCCCCTGCCCAGCCACCGCCCTCTTGCCTGGCTCACTGCAGGACCCCCCTCCCTGGCTCCCCGCTTCTGCCCTCACCTCCAACAATCCCTCCTCCACCCAACAGGCAGTACCACCTCTCAGGTCTGATCTCCCGGCTCTAAGGGCTCCCCGCTCTCACACAGACAGGATACAGCTCCTTaccctctgcctccttctcacCCATCCCCCACCACActccagccctgctggccttGGGCACCCACTAGCCCTGTGCcctcttccccccgccccccgagcCGGGTCTGCTGCCCCCAGAGGTGGGCCAGTCCAAGCAGGAAGGGCTGTTCCCGCACCACCCTGAACTGCTCTGAGGAGGCAGATCCACCCATCCCTGTGGACCTCTGTTGGGTCCCAGAGCCCCCTGGGGACTGCCCAGCCCTGGGACTTCCTCAGGGACCTTGGTCCGCCTGGAGGCTCAAGAATggccctctctgcccctcccccagcctggatGCGCTGTGCCCCTTTGCTCCCCGCACTTCTGGCCACACAGGCCTCCACGGAGCCCCCCTGGACTCCCCCCCTCGGGGCTCCATGCCCggctggcctcagtttcctgctgCAGTGACCCCAGTGGGTCCCAGGCTAAAAGCCCCTGGGGTCACTGGGACAGGAAGGCTGAGGGTGAGAAGTGTGAGTGCCTGGCACTTCCTGGTGAGTCAGGACAAGCAAGAAAGAACAGGTTCAGAGCCGCCCTGACTCTCCCGCACCCCCTGCCCTGTGCCAATTTCCCTATGCCCTGCCGACTCCTCACCCACCACTCCCCAACCGGCCCTTCCTCCGGCCCCCGCGAGGCTGACCCACCAGTACCAACCGAGACCACTGGCCACCCAGATGTGTCCCCGAGATGCTTGGACATTGCTCACACGGGCTACACCTCCAGGCTTCCTGTGGGCTTTACACTGGGTGCCGGGGCCAGTCCCTATAGGAGCCCCTGGCCTCTCGTGCCCTGGTCATCTCCATGCTGCAGTATAAGTCTCTCCCCACCCAGCTTATGTGAACGACCAGAGGTCTGGGGAAATGAGGGGATGCCTGAGGCGGTACCCGGCTGGTACCCAGGTATCCTTCACCGGCAGAGCAAGCCTTCCAAACTGAGGGGCTCCAGGCCTCGGGGGCCAGAGCCCAGCTCTGTGCGGCCTCACTGGGTGACCCTGCACCATGGGGATCTTCCCAACAGGCCCAGcggccccaccctgcccctgctCCCTGTCCTGCCTGGGAGTGCCCCCAGGGGCCTGCTGGATAATCCAAACACTGACAGCTCCACACAGCTCCCAGAATGCTTCACAGCTCAGCCTCAGGCCCTGGAAGATGACTCCCTTTGCCGGAACACCACCCTCCCTCTTACTGACCTGTCCTCCTCTTTCCTGCCCTGCCTGACTTCTATTAGACTGTGCGCTGCCCCAGAGCAGCAAACTCCTGTGGCAGGCAGAAGTCTGCGCCGTCTCTTCTGAGCTGGCTTCCTGGGCTGACCCAGGCGAGGTCAGGGCCCCCTCCTCCGGGCTCCCCTGCCACACCCCTTCCTGCTCTGGATGGGCGCTGCTTCATGCCCTCCCCAGACTGGGAACTCATGAGTGAATGATGAACTCCCTGccattctctgtgcctcagtttccccaactgtggAATGGGGCCGAGGCCCAAGAGACTAAGGACTCCAAGTGCAAAGCAGacccagcccaggccctgcccccttGAGTCCAAGCCCATCTGTGCTTCTCCCACCTGGAACTCCCTGCACGCGGTGACAGCCCCTGCAGAGCGGCCTCCCTGCCCCTGGGGCCCCGCCCAGCACCGGGGCGCCCGGCTGCCCAGCCGCTCACTTGGGGTAGAGGTTCTGCACCCAGACCAGCAGCACGTAGGTGTCGCGTTCGCTCAGCTCGAACTGCGCCAACTCCGCCAGCTGCGCCGCGAAGTGCTCGTGGTAGCTCTCGGCGTAGGCCGCCACCACGGCGAACTCGGCGGGGAACAGCGGCTTCAGCCGCTCCACCACGGCCTCCAGGTCCTCCTTCATGGTGCGGCCCATGTGCAGGAAGGCGCGCTCGGCCTCCGTGCGGCCCTCGGCAGCCGCGGCCGGCCGCTGGCCCAGGCGCTCCTCGGCCGCCTGCGCCACGCCGCGCCGCCACAGCTGCAGCCAGCGCCGGGGCCGCGTGGCCGCCAGTGCCGAGGGcccgggccccgccgccgccgccgccgcgcggtCCTCGCGCTCCTGCTCGGCCAGCACGGCCAGCGCCTGGCGCAGCCGCTCCGGCGCCGCCTCCAGCGGCCGGCGCAGCAGGCCGAGCACCTGGTCGCGCAGCAGCACGTACAGCGCCTCCACCTTGCTCTGGCGCCGCAGCAGCTCCTCCTCGCTCACGCCGCCCGCCGCCATCGCCGCCTGCAGCTCCCGCTCCAGCGCCAGCAGCGGCCCCGCCGCCTCCAGCCGCCCGTGCTCCAGGTCGGCCTTGAGCTCCTCCACTGCGGCCAGGACCCGACGTTAGCGCGGCCCGGGGCCCCGAAACCCACCAGTCACCTCCCGTGGGCCGAGACCTCAAAAGGTGAGGTGAGGCGCCGGAAGGGGCGAGTCGACGTCCCAGACAGGACCGAGGACCCCTCCGCTCGCTCCCTGCCCCTGAGATCAGGGCGCGCAGGGGAAGCTGGCAAGGGAGACACCTCCGCGCCCACCTTCCCTGCCCTCTCTGTCCTGGGTGAGTGGGGCGTCCACTCCAGTGAGCCCCGATCCTGCCCAGACCCTGCCCGGCTGGGACCTGGGGCCCCTGCCTACCTGTGGGCAGCCGGCCAGCCGGCCCGGACTGGGACTCAGAGTCGCCCTCTGTCTCTGCTGAGCTGGGCTgactcttcttcttcctccctttggTGAAGACGCTGAACATGTTGGCCAGGCCTTTcgacttcttcttcttcttcgcAGCCTCTCCTTCATCCCTATCTGGGGCTTCGTCGGCCTCCAGGGGTGGCACCAGGTCCTCGGAGGAGGCCTCGGACATGGAGGCTTCTGACTCTGCCTCCGAGGTGAAGGGCAACTTCTGGGGGCTTCGGGGCAAGTCAAGGGCCCCTGGCGCAGGCTGCTGGCCCGTAAAGCCTTGTAAGGTCATCGTCTTCAGCATCACGCCGGCTCGGGCCTGCGGGTTGGCAAGGCGAGGGAATGAAAGGCTCAGCGGTCACCAGGGGATGGGCCTGGCTCCCGGCTCCCCGGCCCAGGTACACAGCCAGGTTGATGCGTTTTCACCCGTATGACCACCAGGCTCTGGCATTCTCCTGGCCCAGATGGGCACCAACAACTCAACTCTCTCCCCGGACACCAGTTCCTCAGGACCCACCGGCCCTCCGAGAACTGCCGAGGAAAGGAGGAAGCTGGGCTTGGGAGGCATATTCCAGACAGAAGGCAAATCCTTCCTTGACAGCCCACCCtctgggcagggagaagggacTGCAGTGCATGAGAACCACCCGGATTCCACGAGACCCCAGGGGAGCAGGCAGACCACGGGCCGCCGTCCCACGGCGCCGAGCGAGAACCGAGGTCCAGAAAGGTCACAGAGCACCAGCGGCTGGGCCGAGGCGGGAATCCAGCCCCAGCCCCGTCCTCCATTTTGCCGGTTCTTGTCTTGACTCGTACAGCTTTGGGGTCACAGAGGAGCGCTCTGAGCAGAAACACGGCTGCTCCGGCTGGGACCACAAGGTAGGCAGGGCCTGACCCCTGTATGACCTTGGGGCTCAAGTCTACAGAAACCATAGTGCCCCCTCAAGCTTCAGGGGGTCTTTCCCACGTCCGTAGGGACAAGGGGCCCAGTGAGGCACAGGGCTGTCTGAGGTCACACGGCAACTGGCAACTGGGACTGGAAACCCAAGCTTCCCGGCTCCACAAATGGGGTGACATCATCGTCACAAAAGCTTCCATTTTCTGGGCGCTTCCTGAGTGCCCATCCCATCACTTCCACACTCCCTTCCAGGAGGCGTGTTATTTTCCTCATCTCACACAGCTAGCTCAGAGGGGCTTAAAATGCCCCCATGGTCAACAGCCTGGGCTTGGAACTCGGATCACCTGGCTCCGGGCACCCCTGCCTCGTGGCCCCCAACACCTCGCGAGCCGCATTCAGAGGGGCAGCACCCTCCCCAGCACCTTGACCATTGTGAAAGCCAGGCCAGGACCGGTGGAGGGGAACATGGCTGACCCCAAAGGAGGGagcggggcagggctgggcctccCTGGTAACGGGGGTGATGCATAACCACAGTGCCTGCCCCACCACCCGAGAGTAAACACACCAAGTCATGACTCACACAAACAGTGACTTCAGTTCGCCCCTGCAACGGCCCTGCAAGGCAGATGGGGTGATCCAATCATCCAGAGAGAGAAATTGAGGCGGCAGGAGGCGGGGTGGGATTAGGCCTGTCAGACTTTCTACAACCCCTACTGCCTCCCCATCGGCCCAGCCTCCTCTCGCATCCGCCCGAGGACTCGTCCCAAACCCCCGGGCTTGACCAGAGCCACTCAGTGGCCAGGAAGCCAGGCTTTCTCACACTCCCACTGGTTTCAGCAGGTGCCTGGGCAGAGTCCTACCCTGGGCAGAGTCCTACCCTGCTGGATCTCCGTTGCgttccctgtgccatgtggcctGAGAGTTCCACTCCAGAACCAAGCAGGGGGTACTCTGggcatttctgccctgcagagcccttgccccagcttccctcctAATCCATCCCATTTTCATGCCAGGCACCCACAGGAGCTGGTCTGGCCGGCTGGCTGGGGCTGCTCAGTGCCACCCTGGGCCCCCAGGACCCACCTCTGCCCCCCgctggggtgagggtgagggccaTCTGACCCGCTGTGCTCCCACCGGCCTCACTTCTGTCctcactgccccccacctcctccgTCCCCACACGTGCTAGGCTCTACCCAGCCTCCAGACCTGGCTCCTGCAGGTCCCCGCATGGCATCGCTGCCTCCTCGCCTCTGTGGCACAAACTCTCCTCACCCTTCAGGGTCCTGCAGCAGCCCCCTTGGCCCACGTCCCAGGCCTGGACTCTGAGGCAGCTGGTGCAGTAGAAAGAGAACAACTGTGGGCTTAGCTGTACCACCCACTAGGGTGTGGACCAGACTTCACCCTTCCTTCATAGGCCTTAGTCTCCCCATCTGGGAAATGGGGATGAGGACCCCACCTCACAGTACTGCTGAAAGGATGTGAGGAAACCACTCAGACACATGCTGGCACCTAGCCAGGCCTCAGTAAGGGTCTGCGTCACGTGTCTCAGTGTCTGTCAGGCTAACCCTGGCGCCCGGATACAGCAGAAGAGGGCAGGAGAGGGATCCTTTAAGGCCAGGCTCGCGGCTGGGCACACTGAGACAGGAAGGGAAGTGCTCCGAGTCATACCCTGTGGCCACAGCCTGTGGCCCAACAGTGGCACCCCTCGGGTCCTCCCAGCTCCCCCAGCTTCTCCTCAggcacacacaccctcaccctcCTTTCCGGGTCAGGGCTGAGGTCCACCCAAGCCTCCCTGGCCCCTGTGCCTAGCTCCTCCGTGCTTATAGGTCCCGCTTCCTACCGCAAAAGGAAGGGACACCCGGCGCCTTTCCCCACAGCCCCTCCCTGATGCTTTTTGCGGGACGCAGTCCTCCGCTGGGAGCATCTAAGCCGGACCCTCTGCACCCTGACGCAGCAGCTCAGCCcgggggcctcagtttccctagaaGAGGGGCTGCCAGAGACCTGGGCTCCGTCCTGCCCCATTGGTCCCCTCCGTCGCGCCGGCCGCTCCCTCGTGGGATGGGGCCGGAGACTCGGGGTCGGGGCGGCCGGGCAGCCGCGCGGAGAGGTTGGGGACGGACGCACCGCGGGCGGAGGTCACTTACTGTGTCCAGGCCGGGCCGCCGCTGTCTGGGCTGAGCCGGGCGCCGCCTGAAATAGACGCAGACTCCGCCCCCGCTGGGCCCGCGCGCCCCGCCCGCCGCCTCCGCGGAAAACCCGCGGGCGAAGGCCAAAGCACAGCGTGGCGGGGGCTGCCTGTGTCCCCGTGTCCGGTGTCGCGCGCCCCCCCAGGCGGTGCGGGGCCTGCTTAGCAGGGGAGCGGGGGACGGGGTCACGACCTCCCACCAGCCCGGACGGGATGACTGGGCTGGCCAAGCGTCGCCAGACTGTGTCGGGCGCGGGACCGGCACCCAAGGCGGACGGAGTGGGTCTGGCGCTGACCCGTTGTCCGACGACGGCTTCCGATTGGCTGGCTGGGAGGGGCCCCCGCGCTCGGGACCACTTTCGCGCGTCACTGATCCAGCACCCACCCCAGCTCAGCCCAACTGTGGGGAGTCCCCTTACCCCCGCGGGGTGCTGGGGACAGTCCCACCTGACTCCCTCGGAGGTTGGCCGCGCGGAGAATCACCCCCTCTGGAGAGAGTGTTCCCACTCTGGGTATCACTGTGGCCGCAGAGAGCCATGGGAGGGCGCCTTCATGGAGGAGCTTCCCTAAGGGATCGGGGGTTGGTCAGCCATGGACAAAGCACCTGTGCTGGTGCCTTGCATACGCTGTCACCATCGAGTCTTGCTTAAAACGGAGAAATGGCTCACAGAGTGAGTgacttggcttccctggtggcgcagtggttgagagtccgcctgccgatgcaggggacacgggttcgtgccccggtccgggaagattccacatgccgcggagcggctgggcccgtgagccatggccgctgagcctgcgcgtccggagcctgtgctccgcgacgggagcggccacaacagtgagaggcccgcgtgccgggTGGGGGCCGAGGGGGGGGAAGTGAGTGACTTGCTCGAGGGCACACAGGCAATAAATGGTGGTCGGTGGTCGGAACCCACACGCAGGCCTGTAGGACTCCCACTGAAACACTTTCCCTTCCTGGGACCGGCGCTGGGCCAGGACAGGCTCCTAAAGGCACCAGATGGGGACCCCGACAGCTCAGGCTTGAGTCTCACTCAGCCCAGCTTTGTCCGCACTCAGCGTGGCCTTGAGCAGGTCACATCCCTttctgggcctccgtttccctATCTAAGCCCTGTTTTTCTGTCAAAGGGCCGGAGGGGTGCTGGTGAAGAGTACCCCTTCCCCGTTTCACATCTTAGGAATTCCTGCCCTCTGGAAAGGACCCTGTGGCTCAGGAATTTCCCGCCTGGGCACCAGCTTCCTTTTTGCTTCTTAATAGAGCCTctgctcctccctcccttttgtttgccacccctccccctccccactggttcCCTGCTCCCCCTGGGAACTGGGCACAGATCTCTGCAGCCTGGGAGGCCTGGCCAAGTGGGCAAGGCAGCGGGGAGATGGGGGTGCCCTTTGGCACTGAgaacttcctcttcctccttaggAATGGTGGCGAAGGGCCAGTTTTGGGCTTGGACATCGATCCTGTCcctcggggggagggggggtgggaagggggggcTGCAGTAAGAAGGGCTCCACCCCTTCTCTCCCTGTAGCCTCAGGGGTGACATTTTTCAGATCTGAACCAACTGGTCACAGTGCCCCAGCAGCTGGAGGGTCATTCCAGCTGCTCCCAGTGCATAGATGGGGAGACTAAAGGCCagaacccccctccccccaagttCATCCAGCCAGACAGGGTGACAAGGGCAAGAAGCAAGGGGTCCTGGCCCAGTGCCTCCGTGGCTGCCTGCTGTGGCCTCATTGCACAATCCCCATGCCTTCCCACCAGGCTGCTTCTTCTAACCCCAAACAGATTGGAAAATTGCTGGAGAATCCAAAGTGCTCTGGGtaatggggggaggggacagtgtCAGGCTCAAAGACCCCACCATCCCCTCAGAGCTCCAGACCCTGGTCTTCAGGGACAGGAAGGCTGCTTCACCGGGCAGATGCTGGGCAGCCACCCTCGTCCCCAGCTTCCATGACACCTGCGTCCCTCTCCATGGCCTCACTGAGCTCCAGGCTGCGGCTAGGGGGTGGGAAAAGCTGCCCGCCCCTCCTGTGGCTGCACCACGCACTTCTTTCCCTGAGTTCAGGCATGAGGGTCAAGCGTCACATACGTGAAGCCCCCAACTCAAGGGAAATCCTCTGAAAATAGGGCTGCATAGAGGGCCAAGGGGTGTGACTGCCAGCGGGGCCCATAGGGCAGGAGCTATTCTAACCCCCTCttgacagatgaggagactgtcCCCAGGAGACCACACTTCCAGAAGGAGCCAAAGGCCAGCCAAGAATTCCACCCTCAGCAGGAAATGAGCATCAGCTGCTTGTTGAGAGGGTCCCTGGCCAGCTgctctcccatcccccacctccccaggcgaTGGGTGGGGGGGCTGCAGGCCAGTTCCACCTGGCAGGGAGGGCAGCACGCAGGAGCGGACTGGCAGTAGACCCTTCAGGCCAGCCCGGAAGTCAAGTGTGCCAGCACCTGGCCAGGAGCTGTAGTCAGCTCCTTGCATGCAACTCAGGGCTTGGGAGGCCCAGGACACGTGCCTTCCCTCCGCTTGGAAATgacagatgacttttttttttaattgtggtaaaatacacataaccaaATGTAccattttgaccattttaaatatataggtCAGTGGCATGATGTCATACATTGTtatgcaaccgtcaccaccatccacctccagaatttTTTCACTTTGCAAAACTGAAGCTCCGTACTCATTAAACGCTAACTCCCCCTCGTCACCTTCCCACTAgcctggcacccaccattctactttccatctctataaaCTTGACTATTCTAAGTAGCTCATATCAGTGGAATCAAAAGGATGGTAACTGTCCTTTGGTAACCGGCTTATGTAACTTCACATAATGtcatcaaggttcatccatgttgtggcatgtgtcagaatgtccttccttcttAAGCTTGAAGAATGTTtcattgtttatcttttcatctgtccatggacgcTTGGGTTGCTGCCGCCTGTTGGCTGTCGTGAGTAATGACAGCTGACACTTGTCGACAGGTGCCAAGCTCTGTTCTAAGTGCTTCGCATGCACTAACTGATTTCATCAATCGTGTGAAATGGGTACTCCTTAATTATCCCcttttcacagctgaggaaatcGAGGCACAGATAGTTCCAGTCGCGTGGTGGTCAGCGGTGGAGCTGGAAGCCACACAGTCAGTGTTGTGCTGTATTACTTATCCCCTAATGTTGATCAACTGAAATACAGCTTGATGCATTTAAGTCAGACACAAGGAAGGACTGACTGCTGGGCTAGGAAGCTTCGATGCAGAAATGGGAGGTTTTACTGCCCTCTACCCCTTTttcatctttggaaaaaaaaaaaaaaaagatttcccaaTCTCTTTCACGACCTTGTCCAGTCAATTAACTGAGTCTTCACCCTCACCCTgtggggcagcaggaggggctgACCCAGTCCTGGCAGCCCAGCCAGAGAATAATGCAGGCGGTGTGTGTTTAATGTCCTCCCTCTACTCCCCCTCCCGAAGCTCCCTGGAAGAagggtgggaggcagagggagcccGTTCTGGCACAGGGCTCAGCAGGTGCAAAAGCCGGCGGGGGGATGGGACTGGAGCCGGGGGCACCGGGAGGACCTGGCTGGCAGGGCGGTGCTGACTGCGGGTGGACTCCTCCTCACGGCCCTGCCAACTTCCCTCTGTGAGATGACTTGCACTTCCCACTTCCCCAGCCCTGGCTCTCACGGCACTGCTTCTCCCTTCACTTCTCAGGCGGTCACCTGACCTGGGACCCTTCCTGGAGCCTCTTGTTTCCTGGGGATGTCCCACTCACTAAGAGCGCTGGGCAGAGCCATCGGATCCTCTgttgacaggtgaggaaactgagtcctggAGGGGTAAGTGAATGCAAAAGCTGAGGCCTTCAGGCTGGCATCTCTGCTGCCACCCAGCCTTCCCCAAAGGGGAAGTCACTTGCTCAGGGTCACTGGCAGCTGCACCTGACCTCGGCCAGAGTCTCCTGACCCCgctgagaaccatggaatggccAGGACAGCTGACCAGGCACCACCCTCCCAGGCCAGCCCCTCCCAGGGGGGCACCCATCAGAGCAGGCGTACCCCGACAGGCagtgccccccaacccccaggcagCCGTCTACTTGATAacagcccctcccttcctccccggAGGAAGTTAGACCCCACACTCCTGTCTGTGTTTGgcagatggggaaaatgaggcctGAGGAGGAATGGCTTCCTCTGGTGCTCGATGAGCCTGGCCCACTTCCCGTGCTGGAGGTGGGACCACTTGGGAGAAAGCAGGGCCCACTGGGCAGCAGGACCCTAACCCCAGTGGCCTTCTAAGAAGTGTAATGCAGGAGGGCCCCCTGGAGGGATGCCCTTCCAGGGCATCAGGGAATCTCCGTGCCAGCCCCAGTGGCCTGGCCTCTTTCCTAAGTGGGCCTGGCTTTTCACAATGGCTTTCGGTGGTGATGCAAGATGGCCAACTTCACCTCCTAGCCCTTCTGACCCGGGGCTGCCCTGGTCCAGCAGCCTTCTCCTAGACGGCATCATTTCCAGGAAAACAGCCTTACTCCACATAAAGTCCCACCCAGTGACAGAGGCAGGTCACGTGGCAGGAGCTCTGGTGGGAATCCCAGTGC
Above is a genomic segment from Pseudorca crassidens isolate mPseCra1 chromosome 1, mPseCra1.hap1, whole genome shotgun sequence containing:
- the TNFAIP2 gene encoding tumor necrosis factor alpha-induced protein 2 isoform X3, with the protein product MLKTMTLQGFTGQQPAPGALDLPRSPQKLPFTSEAESEASMSEASSEDLVPPLEADEAPDRDEGEAAKKKKKSKGLANMFSVFTKGRKKKSQPSSAETEGDSESQSGPAGRLPTVEELKADLEHGRLEAAGPLLALERELQAAMAAGGVSEEELLRRQSKVEALYVLLRDQVLGLLRRPLEAAPERLRQALAVLAEQEREDRAAAAAAGPGPSALAATRPRRWLQLWRRGVAQAAEERLGQRPAAAAEGRTEAERAFLHMGRTMKEDLEAVVERLKPLFPAEFAVVAAYAESYHEHFAAQLAELAQFELSERDTYVLLVWVQNLYPNDVINSPKLAGELQGVGLGSLLSPKQIRLLEATFLSNQVASVKELTARALELESQRWTQDVAPQRLDGRCHSELAIDIIQIISQGQAKAESITLDLGAQMKHLLLVELAAFLNSYQRAFDEFLERSKQLRNYRANVIANINNCLSFRMFVDQKWQTPQDIPSHLLSPLDELKSHGVDTLLQSLFGALKPLFKRFTQTRWAAPAQTLEEIISVVGERLPEFSELQDCFREELMEVVHLHLVKEYIVRLSKRRLVLKTAEQQQQLAGHILANAELIQRFCTQNGSPATWLHRALPTLAEIIRLQDPSAIKIEVATCAAWYPDFSKGHLSAILAIKGNLTNSESRGIRSILDIHTGAREPSKSLFSLVKVG
- the TNFAIP2 gene encoding tumor necrosis factor alpha-induced protein 2 isoform X1, with translation MPCGDLQEPGPLQGRTEVTVCARAGVMLKTMTLQGFTGQQPAPGALDLPRSPQKLPFTSEAESEASMSEASSEDLVPPLEADEAPDRDEGEAAKKKKKSKGLANMFSVFTKGRKKKSQPSSAETEGDSESQSGPAGRLPTVEELKADLEHGRLEAAGPLLALERELQAAMAAGGVSEEELLRRQSKVEALYVLLRDQVLGLLRRPLEAAPERLRQALAVLAEQEREDRAAAAAAGPGPSALAATRPRRWLQLWRRGVAQAAEERLGQRPAAAAEGRTEAERAFLHMGRTMKEDLEAVVERLKPLFPAEFAVVAAYAESYHEHFAAQLAELAQFELSERDTYVLLVWVQNLYPNDVINSPKLAGELQGVGLGSLLSPKQIRLLEATFLSNQVASVKELTARALELESQRWTQDVAPQRLDGRCHSELAIDIIQIISQGQAKAESITLDLGAQMKHLLLVELAAFLNSYQRAFDEFLERSKQLRNYRANVIANINNCLSFRMFVDQKWQTPQDIPSHLLSPLDELKSHGVDTLLQSLFGALKPLFKRFTQTRWAAPAQTLEEIISVVGERLPEFSELQDCFREELMEVVHLHLVKEYIVRLSKRRLVLKTAEQQQQLAGHILANAELIQRFCTQNGSPATWLHRALPTLAEIIRLQDPSAIKIEVATCAAWYPDFSKGHLSAILAIKGNLTNSESRGIRSILDIHTGAREPSKSLFSLVKVG
- the TNFAIP2 gene encoding tumor necrosis factor alpha-induced protein 2 isoform X2, which produces MGQDGAQARAGVMLKTMTLQGFTGQQPAPGALDLPRSPQKLPFTSEAESEASMSEASSEDLVPPLEADEAPDRDEGEAAKKKKKSKGLANMFSVFTKGRKKKSQPSSAETEGDSESQSGPAGRLPTVEELKADLEHGRLEAAGPLLALERELQAAMAAGGVSEEELLRRQSKVEALYVLLRDQVLGLLRRPLEAAPERLRQALAVLAEQEREDRAAAAAAGPGPSALAATRPRRWLQLWRRGVAQAAEERLGQRPAAAAEGRTEAERAFLHMGRTMKEDLEAVVERLKPLFPAEFAVVAAYAESYHEHFAAQLAELAQFELSERDTYVLLVWVQNLYPNDVINSPKLAGELQGVGLGSLLSPKQIRLLEATFLSNQVASVKELTARALELESQRWTQDVAPQRLDGRCHSELAIDIIQIISQGQAKAESITLDLGAQMKHLLLVELAAFLNSYQRAFDEFLERSKQLRNYRANVIANINNCLSFRMFVDQKWQTPQDIPSHLLSPLDELKSHGVDTLLQSLFGALKPLFKRFTQTRWAAPAQTLEEIISVVGERLPEFSELQDCFREELMEVVHLHLVKEYIVRLSKRRLVLKTAEQQQQLAGHILANAELIQRFCTQNGSPATWLHRALPTLAEIIRLQDPSAIKIEVATCAAWYPDFSKGHLSAILAIKGNLTNSESRGIRSILDIHTGAREPSKSLFSLVKVG